From one Nitrosococcus halophilus Nc 4 genomic stretch:
- a CDS encoding DegT/DnrJ/EryC1/StrS family aminotransferase, producing the protein MTPMVDLKAQYQTLKAEIEEGLAQALTSSQFILGPNVKAFEEEAAAYLGVTHGVGVASGTDALHLALVAAGIGEGDEVITTPFTFIATAEAICYVGARPVFVDIDEKTFNIDVEQVEAAITPATRAVLPVHLFGQAADMAALEGIAAKHGLLIIEDCAQSFGAEIAGRKTGSLGFAGCFSFFPSKNLGGYGDGGLITISSDPVARHLRGLRDHGSWQRYHHSELGFNSRLDELQAVILRIKLKYIDQYNAERRRIAQRYSTALAELPDCIPPYEDRGRTHVYHQYTLLSPQRDKIQAALAAKEIASAIYYPIPLHRQAVFQKAYGDITLPVSERVANQCLSLPVFPELSDLQVDRIIEVIRSILLGK; encoded by the coding sequence ATGACTCCAATGGTGGATCTCAAGGCGCAGTATCAAACTCTCAAGGCGGAAATAGAGGAGGGTCTAGCACAAGCGCTCACCAGCAGCCAGTTTATTCTGGGACCTAATGTTAAAGCATTCGAAGAGGAAGCAGCGGCCTATCTGGGGGTAACCCATGGTGTCGGTGTGGCTTCCGGGACTGATGCGCTCCATCTCGCTTTAGTTGCTGCCGGGATTGGTGAAGGAGATGAAGTGATTACCACTCCCTTTACTTTCATTGCAACGGCTGAGGCGATTTGTTATGTAGGAGCTCGCCCCGTATTCGTCGATATCGATGAAAAAACATTTAACATCGATGTAGAGCAGGTGGAGGCGGCAATTACACCGGCAACTCGGGCTGTTCTTCCTGTCCACCTATTTGGGCAGGCGGCTGATATGGCGGCTTTAGAGGGGATTGCCGCGAAGCATGGCTTGCTGATTATAGAGGACTGCGCCCAGTCTTTTGGGGCGGAAATTGCAGGCCGTAAGACTGGAAGCTTGGGTTTTGCCGGCTGTTTTAGTTTTTTTCCCAGCAAAAATCTAGGAGGTTATGGCGATGGAGGGCTGATTACCATCTCTTCTGATCCGGTCGCCAGGCACCTCCGAGGATTGCGTGATCATGGTAGCTGGCAGCGTTATCATCATTCGGAATTAGGTTTTAATAGCCGCTTGGATGAACTGCAAGCGGTTATCTTGAGGATAAAACTCAAATATATTGATCAATACAATGCTGAGCGGCGGCGCATTGCCCAACGTTACAGCACGGCCCTGGCGGAACTGCCGGATTGTATTCCGCCTTATGAGGATAGGGGCAGGACCCATGTTTATCACCAATATACGTTGTTGTCCCCCCAGCGAGACAAAATTCAGGCAGCTCTAGCCGCTAAGGAAATTGCATCGGCGATTTATTACCCGATTCCCCTCCATCGACAAGCAGTCTTTCAGAAGGCATATGGGGACATCACGCTTCCAGTCAGCGAGCGGGTCGCCAACCAGTGCCTTTCATTGCCAGTCTTTCCTGAGTTGAGTGATCTCCAGGTGGATCGGATTATTGAAGTTATCCGGAGTATCTTGCTTGGAAAATAA
- the smbP gene encoding small metal-binding protein SmbP, with product MKDKLAIALITGALIFAGSSIAYASDHGAKALEHAGMAAAHGEDGHASVLSKHAKEALKHAEKAEKQHASAHEHMSAGVKHLKEGIKHGDMGHAEEATKHINEAIKHMEAAQKAEHGMD from the coding sequence ATGAAAGATAAACTAGCTATTGCATTAATCACGGGCGCCTTGATCTTTGCCGGAAGCAGCATTGCTTATGCCAGCGATCATGGTGCTAAAGCCCTAGAGCATGCGGGTATGGCCGCCGCCCATGGTGAAGATGGACATGCATCAGTCCTCTCAAAGCATGCCAAAGAAGCCTTGAAGCATGCGGAAAAAGCAGAAAAGCAACACGCCTCAGCCCATGAGCACATGAGCGCAGGTGTTAAGCATCTGAAAGAAGGAATTAAACACGGCGACATGGGACATGCTGAGGAGGCCACCAAACATATTAACGAAGCCATAAAACACATGGAAGCTGCCCAAAAAGCAGAACATGGAATGGACTAA
- the lpxB gene encoding lipid-A-disaccharide synthase has protein sequence MENNTPLVAIVAGEASGDQHGAYLIREVKKMFPQVRFCGIAGPRMRAVGAEALFDSSQLAVVGLVEVLSHFKEIYRALQKMRRFLEEKRPDLLILVDYPEFNLRLAKTAKALGIKVLYYISPQIWAWRQHRVHRIRRLVDMMAVVLPFEVPFYEQAGVPVCFVGHPLRDEVKSPFSRDEAVTEFGFDPHRKTLGLLPGSRRSEIKRLLPILLDAAEQIYLQEPDIQYLLPLAMTLEEADLAPYLKGRRLPLKIIPNRSYDVMAACDAMVVASGTVTLEAALMGVPLVVIYKMKPLSYWIGRLLIRVNHIALCNIIAGEGIAPELIQQEASPEQIAREALSLLEDQDRVRAMQQKFRTIKDKLGAGAQQTIAELTVAMLRGEELNQQPNMLRN, from the coding sequence TTGGAAAATAATACCCCTTTAGTTGCCATTGTGGCCGGTGAGGCCTCAGGAGATCAGCATGGGGCTTATCTGATCCGTGAGGTAAAGAAAATGTTCCCCCAGGTTCGCTTCTGTGGTATTGCGGGACCCCGAATGCGGGCGGTGGGTGCAGAGGCGCTGTTTGATTCCTCCCAACTGGCCGTGGTGGGGCTGGTGGAAGTGTTATCCCACTTTAAAGAGATTTATAGAGCGCTCCAAAAGATGCGCCGTTTCCTTGAGGAAAAGCGCCCGGATCTTTTGATCCTAGTTGATTATCCAGAATTTAATCTCCGCTTAGCCAAGACGGCCAAGGCGCTGGGTATTAAAGTGCTTTATTACATTAGTCCTCAAATATGGGCTTGGCGACAACATCGAGTCCATCGGATTCGCCGCTTAGTGGACATGATGGCAGTAGTGCTGCCCTTTGAGGTGCCCTTTTATGAGCAGGCAGGAGTTCCGGTTTGTTTTGTTGGGCATCCATTGCGGGATGAGGTGAAAAGCCCATTCAGTCGTGATGAGGCGGTGACTGAATTTGGTTTCGATCCCCACCGTAAAACTTTGGGTTTACTGCCTGGGAGCCGTCGTAGCGAAATTAAACGGCTGTTGCCCATACTATTAGATGCCGCGGAGCAAATTTATTTGCAGGAACCTGACATTCAATATTTATTGCCCCTGGCCATGACCCTAGAAGAAGCTGATTTAGCCCCCTATTTAAAGGGACGCAGGCTTCCCCTGAAAATTATCCCTAATCGCTCCTATGATGTCATGGCAGCTTGTGATGCCATGGTTGTTGCTTCCGGCACAGTGACCTTGGAAGCAGCTTTGATGGGTGTGCCATTGGTGGTCATTTATAAGATGAAACCTTTGAGCTATTGGATTGGGCGCCTCCTCATCAGGGTTAACCATATTGCGCTTTGCAACATTATTGCCGGTGAAGGTATAGCCCCGGAATTGATCCAACAGGAAGCTTCGCCGGAGCAGATTGCTAGAGAGGCGCTGAGCCTCTTAGAGGACCAAGATCGAGTTAGGGCAATGCAGCAAAAGTTTCGCACGATTAAAGACAAGTTGGGGGCGGGCGCCCAGCAGACCATTGCCGAACTCACGGTGGCGATGCTGAGGGGCGAAGAATTGAATCAACAGCCAAATATGTTGAGAAACTAG
- the lpxA gene encoding acyl-ACP--UDP-N-acetylglucosamine O-acyltransferase, producing the protein MKIHPTAVVAPEAELGKDVIIGPYAVINSPVNIGEGSVIGPHTVIHSFVRIGRRNQIHAHAVIGDTPQDLSFSNLETWVSIGDDNILREGVTIHRSTDPNAPTHIGNNCYLMAYSHVAHDCTIGQSVILTNNVLLGGHVEIGDKAVLGGSAVVHQYCRVGAYAMVQGNGSVGQDVLPYSIVGGHPVRHYRLNTVGLRRAGIKGERYRILEQAFWQLRNGADLSDLPETPEITYLRAWLATKSKRGLHRFAAKNSTE; encoded by the coding sequence ATGAAAATACACCCCACTGCGGTGGTTGCCCCCGAGGCAGAGTTAGGCAAAGACGTTATTATTGGGCCTTATGCGGTTATCAACTCCCCGGTAAACATTGGCGAGGGAAGCGTCATTGGGCCCCATACCGTTATCCACTCCTTTGTACGGATAGGACGCCGCAATCAAATTCATGCCCATGCGGTTATTGGCGACACTCCCCAAGATCTTTCTTTCAGTAACCTGGAGACTTGGGTCTCCATTGGTGATGATAATATCTTGCGTGAGGGGGTGACCATCCACCGTTCAACGGATCCCAATGCGCCTACCCACATAGGAAACAACTGTTACCTTATGGCTTACTCTCATGTGGCCCATGATTGCACTATCGGCCAGAGCGTCATTCTCACTAATAACGTTCTGCTCGGAGGACATGTGGAGATAGGGGATAAAGCCGTCTTGGGAGGATCCGCCGTGGTACATCAATATTGCCGAGTCGGCGCTTATGCCATGGTTCAGGGCAATGGTTCCGTAGGCCAAGATGTCTTACCCTACAGCATTGTGGGGGGGCATCCTGTCCGCCACTATCGCCTCAATACCGTTGGACTGCGCCGGGCAGGCATCAAAGGAGAACGTTACCGGATCTTAGAGCAAGCCTTTTGGCAACTTCGTAATGGCGCAGACTTAAGCGATTTGCCCGAAACCCCCGAGATAACCTACCTCAGAGCCTGGCTCGCCACAAAATCAAAGCGTGGTCTTCACCGTTTTGCCGCCAAAAACTCCACTGAATAA
- a CDS encoding flavodoxin/ferredoxin-dependent (E)-4-hydroxy-3-methylbut-2-enyl-diphosphate synthase, which translates to MNLPRNPTRPVRIGNITIGDGNPIAVQSMCATHTRDVEATVKQVNDLVKAGADVIRIAVDTKRDVEALIEIRQQTQANLSVDLQENYRLAKLVAPYVDKVRYNPGHLYHHERQKPWQDKVKFLLDVAGENDCALRIGVNGGSVDPAKASQFPEGDSISPMLASALEHCELLDALDFTRYCVSLKDSDPRKVTELNQRFAAERPDIPLHLGVTEAGMPPEGIIKTRIAFEQLISRGIGDTIRVSLTLPFDRKGDEIEAGRQILADIAAGRVRSVVDYGLKTLNIISCPSCSRVENEAFIELAQQVKAMTEYAADHAVTIAVMGCRVNGPGETDDADLGLWCGPKAVNLKRGSETLGSYGYNEILPRLKEELDVIIAERMETT; encoded by the coding sequence TTGAATCTTCCACGTAACCCGACTCGCCCCGTCCGCATCGGCAATATCACTATTGGTGATGGCAACCCGATAGCGGTACAGAGCATGTGTGCTACCCACACTCGGGACGTCGAAGCGACCGTAAAGCAGGTCAACGACTTGGTAAAGGCTGGCGCTGACGTGATACGCATTGCGGTAGACACCAAACGGGATGTGGAAGCGCTCATAGAGATCCGGCAGCAAACCCAGGCAAACTTGTCCGTGGACCTGCAGGAGAATTATCGGCTTGCCAAGCTGGTCGCTCCCTATGTGGATAAGGTCCGCTATAATCCAGGACATTTATACCATCATGAACGGCAAAAGCCCTGGCAAGATAAGGTGAAATTTCTGCTAGATGTGGCGGGTGAAAATGATTGTGCCCTACGAATTGGAGTCAATGGGGGTTCGGTTGACCCGGCCAAGGCTTCCCAATTCCCTGAGGGCGACTCCATCTCGCCGATGTTGGCGAGCGCCTTGGAGCACTGTGAGCTGCTGGATGCCCTTGATTTCACCCGCTATTGTGTTTCCCTCAAAGATTCAGACCCCAGGAAGGTCACCGAACTGAACCAACGTTTCGCTGCCGAGCGCCCCGATATCCCCCTTCATCTAGGCGTGACCGAAGCCGGTATGCCGCCGGAGGGGATCATCAAAACTCGAATTGCTTTTGAGCAACTTATTAGCCGTGGGATTGGAGATACTATCCGGGTTTCCCTCACCTTGCCCTTTGACCGTAAGGGAGATGAGATCGAAGCAGGCCGCCAAATTCTCGCTGATATTGCCGCAGGGCGGGTACGCAGTGTGGTGGACTACGGTCTCAAAACCCTCAACATCATTAGTTGCCCGAGTTGTTCGCGGGTAGAAAATGAGGCGTTTATCGAGTTAGCACAACAAGTGAAAGCCATGACGGAATATGCCGCTGATCATGCTGTCACCATTGCAGTCATGGGCTGTCGCGTCAATGGGCCTGGTGAAACCGATGATGCGGATCTGGGTCTTTGGTGTGGACCTAAGGCGGTTAACCTCAAACGGGGTAGTGAAACTCTGGGGAGCTATGGCTACAATGAAATCTTACCCCGCCTGAAAGAGGAGCTTGATGTCATTATCGCAGAGCGAATGGAGACCACCTAA
- a CDS encoding hydroxyacylglutathione hydrolase codes for MLVEQIWTANAYRNFNYLIACPETGEALAIDPLDHRQCLATAKRNGWQITQILNTHEHGDHTGGNRAMVAQTGAKLLAHKNAKDKIRGLDQGLGAGDVVKVGKTVELEVLDTPGHTLSHVCLFAHTDLPALFCGDTLFNAGAGNCYHGGDPIALYHTFIQQLTKLPDTTRIYPGHEYIINNLRFTLDREPDNAQAIALLSKVKLQDPNQAFVSTLALEKEINTFFRLDSPTLIRKLREAFPDLPKDLDPQKVFLKLRELRNKW; via the coding sequence ATGCTCGTCGAGCAAATTTGGACTGCCAATGCTTACCGTAATTTTAATTACCTGATCGCCTGCCCAGAGACTGGCGAAGCCCTCGCCATCGACCCTCTTGACCATCGCCAATGCCTCGCCACGGCCAAACGTAACGGCTGGCAAATTACGCAGATACTCAATACCCACGAACATGGCGACCATACGGGGGGCAATCGAGCCATGGTTGCCCAAACGGGGGCCAAGTTGCTCGCCCACAAAAATGCCAAAGACAAAATAAGGGGTCTCGATCAAGGCCTAGGGGCGGGAGATGTGGTTAAGGTGGGAAAGACTGTGGAGTTGGAAGTCCTCGATACCCCTGGCCATACCCTAAGTCATGTGTGCTTATTCGCCCATACCGATCTCCCGGCACTTTTTTGCGGCGATACTTTATTCAACGCCGGCGCAGGCAACTGCTACCATGGGGGTGATCCCATTGCGCTCTACCATACTTTTATCCAGCAACTTACCAAACTTCCCGATACCACCCGGATCTACCCGGGACATGAGTATATTATCAATAATCTGCGCTTTACCTTGGACCGGGAACCGGATAACGCCCAGGCAATAGCGCTGCTCTCAAAAGTCAAGCTTCAAGATCCCAACCAGGCCTTTGTTTCAACCCTCGCTCTAGAAAAAGAAATCAATACCTTTTTCCGACTCGACAGTCCCACTTTAATTAGGAAACTCCGTGAGGCTTTTCCCGACTTACCAAAGGATCTAGATCCCCAAAAAGTATTTCTCAAATTGCGGGAACTTAGAAACAAATGGTAA